The DNA sequence TTTATAAGTTCCCAACAATATAACTTATTTAAGAAATGGAGATAAAAATCTTCTGAATGCATATGTAAGTCTAAGATATTTAATTTGCCCTTGATGTTTATTCTATAAGCAAGGACACTCAGTTTCTCTTCAATATAATTAAAGTATCGAGATCGATTCATCGGATAAAATTTGTTGATTTATTAGCCGTCAATATATTAAGAATATATGTAGAAATTTTAGTAAATATAATTCCCACAGATATTAATTTTGTATATTTAAATAAAATATTTTCATAACAATTATAAATCTAAACAGTTCAAATATCAATAAAAATATTTCTAATCTCTTAATAATATCACCACCCCATTTTGTCTTTTATTATTGGCAATATTATATCAGCAGTTTTTTGTTGTCCGTTAATATTTGGATGCCAATCAGAACCCCAGTCTGACATACTTAGTTTGCTTACATCAACGTTAATATAATAAACTTTATTATTAGTATTATTTTGTTGAGACCATTCTACTACTTCAATTATATAACTATCACATTGTTCGTCAATTATTGAACCACAAACACAAAAGATGGTTACATCATGTTATTGTGACTTTACTCGGTTGAGTAAGAGTATGATTGTAAAGTGAATAGAAGTACAAAATTTGGTATTATAATTTTTTTACGTTCATTATGTTTCCATAAAAGCGAATTTGGTGTTCTGGTTTTTGGTGTTTAAAATTTTACGAGATCAAATTACTTAGATGTTATATTTAATCAAAACATGTAGAAAACATTCAAGAATTTTTGGCTGCAGAATTTATAAATCAACACAAACCCAATTGTTACAGATTAAAATAATTCGTATTTTTACGTCAAAGTTTTGAATTAGAGCACTCGTAAGCGAAAAAGTAGTATTTCCCTCTTAGTTTTCAAAATTGACCAAGCCTAACCAATCTTATTCTCTTTGCGATAATTTATTTGCAAAAAGTTTCAATGGTATTTATGGCTTTAAATTATGCAGTAAATTGTAATTTTTCAAAAAAAATAAAATGGAATAAATGATAAGTACAAGCAATTTAGCATTAAGATTTGGCAAACGAACATTGTTCGAAAATGTAAATTTAAAATTCACACTCGGAAACTGTTACGGAATAATTGGCGCAAACGGTTCCGGTAAGTCAACTTTTATAAAAATTCTTTCCGGCGAAATTGAACAAAGCTCAGGTAACGTAATTGTAACACCGGGAAACCGACTTGCAACTTTAAAACAAAATCATTTTGAGTATGATGAATTTCAAGTTTTGCAAACGGTTATGATGGGACATCAAAAACTTTTTGCAATTATGGAAGAGCGGGATATTCTTTACTCAAAACCCGATTTTAATGAGCAAGACGGAATTAATGCCGCCAAACTTGAAGGAGAATTTGCAGAACTTTTTGGTTATGAAGCAGAATCCGAAGCCGCCGAACTTTTAAATGGTTTGGGAATTAATGATGAAGATCAAACAAAATTGATGAAAGATTTGACCGGAAACGAAAAAGTAAAAGTTTTGTTGGCTCAAGCTTTATTTGGAAACCCAGATATTTTACTTCTGGATGAACCGACCAACCACCTTGATATTATTTCCATTGGATGGCTGGAAGATTTTCTCGAGAAATTTAAAAATATAGTTATTGTAATTTCGCATGATAGACATTTTCTAAACAAAGTGTGTACACACATTGCCGATATTGATTATAGTAAAGTTACAATGTACACGGGCAATTATGATTTTTGGCTGGAAAGCAGTCAGTTAGCTTCAAAACAAGCAAAGGATTCAAATAAAAAAATAGAAGCAAAAAGAGCAGAGCTTCAGGAATTTATTGCACGGTTTAGCGCAAATGCATCAAAATCAAAACAAGCAACATCAAGAAAAAAACAGTTGGAAAATCTTACTTTGGAAGATATAAAACCTTCCTCGCGAAGAATGCCTTATATTGCTTTTAAATCTGAGCGTGAAGCAGGAAACAATCTGCTTGAAATAAATAATCTTACAAAAAATTCAGAAGAAGAAAATCTTCTAAACGATCTAACTTTTAGAGTTGAAAAAGGCGATAAGGTTGCACTTGTTGGACCTAATGATTTAGTAAAAACCACTTTGTTTAATATTCTTGATGGAAAAGAGAAAGCAGATAGCGGAAATTTTGTTTGGGGAGTTACAACAAAAGTTGCATATTTTCCAAAAGACAGTGCCGAGTATTTTAATGTTGACCTAAATTTAATTGATTGGCTGCGTCAATTTTCCAAAGAAAAAGAAGAAACATATATTCGTGGTTTTTTGGGAAGAATGCTTTTTAGCGGCGAAGAAACCTTGAAGAAAGCAAGTGTACTTTCCGGCGGCGAAAGAGTGCGTTGCATGTTTGCGAAAATGATGTTGATAAATCCCAATGTACTTTTGCTGGATGGTCCGACTAATCATCTTGATCTGGAAGCAATTTCTGCATTAAATAATAGTTTGATTGATTTTCCCGGAACAATAATATTTAGTTCGCACGATCATCAATTTATTCATACAATTGCAAATAGAATTATTGAAATTATTCCAACCGGAATTATTGATAAACGTATGACTTTTGACGAATACTTGAACGATGAAGAAATAAAAAAGATTCATTTAAAAGTTTATCATGCACAAGCTATAAATATTTAAAAGCGAATTGAAATTTATTCGAGAATTTTTTTAACTCGACCCACTTCGCCGGTTTCTAATCTCACTTTTATTCCGTGAGGATGATTTGGTGATTTTGTTAAAATGTCTTTTACGTAACCTTCTGTAAAATTATTTGTTCGTTGATTTTCTTTTTCAACAATTTCAACATGCAAACCTTGTGTTATATTTTTTCTAATGTTTGATTCCACGAATTAATCTTTTCCTTTTTTCATCGAAACTTTTTTTCTATCACTTTTCCAATATCTTGGTTTTGGACTTTTTGAATTTGCGGGTTTTTTATGAGATGTTTTTTCATTTATTGTTTTTTGTAAAATCTCTTTGGGTTTATCAGATATTTTGCCGGTAGATATAAAAGGATGATTTTCAATAACAGGAATTGGTATTGAAATAAGTTTGTTTATATCCTTAAGAAAAAATTTTTCTTCATTATCACAAAGCGAAAGTGCAACCCCGCTTAATCCGGCACGACCTGTTCTTCCGATTCTGTGCACGTAAGTTTCTGGAATATTTGGAAGCTCAAAATTTATTACATGTGAAAGTTCGTCAATATCAATTCCCCGTGCAGCAATATCAGTCGCTACCAAAACTCGAGTTTGTCTGGTTTTAAAATTGTTTAATGCACGCTGTCTTGCATTTTGCGATTTGTTGCCGTGAATTGCATCGGAATTTATTTTCGCTTTATTTAAGAATTGTGTCACTTTGTCGGCGCCGTGTTTTGTTCTTGTAAAAATAAGTGCGGAAATAATTTTTGGATCTTTCAATAAATGAATTAGAAGATCTTTCTTATCGGATTTATCAACATAATACACACTTTGCTTAATAGTTTCAACCGTTGATGATTTTGGAGTTATTTCTATTTTAATTGGTTTTTCTAAAATTGTTCGGGCAAGTTTTACAATTTCATCCGGCATTGTTGCAGAGAAAAACAATGATTGTCTCTTAGATGGTAATTTTGCAATTATTTTTTTTACATCATTTATAAAACCCATATCAAGCATTCGGTCGGCTTCATCAAGCACAAATATTTCAATACGGTTAAGATAAATATAACCTTGGTTCATTAAATCTAATAATCTTCCCGGAGTAGCAATTAATATATCAACACCGGATAACAATTTATCTGTCTGAGCTTTTTGGTTTACTCCGCCATAAACAACGGCATTTTTGAGTCCGGAATATTTTCCGTATGCAGAGAAACTATCTCCAATTTGAATTGCAAGTTCTCTTGTTGGAGTTACAATAAGAGAACGAATTCTTCTTCTCTTAAAACCAATTTCTTGGTTATTATAAAGCAATTGTAAAATCGGTACTGCAAAAGCAGCGGTTTTGCCGGTTCCGGTTTGCGCACATCCTAGCAAATCTTTTTTAGTAAGTATAACCGGAATAGCCTGTTTCTGAATAGGAGTTGGAATTTTATATCCTTCTTCGGCTAAAGCTTTTTGAATTGGTTTAATAAGATTAATTTTTGCGAATGACATCAGTTTGTATTTCCTTTAAAATCGTGTTTCTAAAATTTATTGTGTTCTGGATCAGTTGAGGATGAATGAATATCTTATTAAGAATTACAAACAAAGGTATGTGACTGAAGCATTACAAATAATTACAATTCAAATTTAGCTTTATTATAGGTCATCTCAAAGTTTAATTCTGAAATAGCGTTATGGTAAAAAATAAAATTATTCTTATTGTAAACTTATTTTTGAGAACTTCTCAGTTTGTTTTATCTTTAATTAACAAAAGATTATTTCATGTTAGAATTTAAAAATATAATTACTTACATTTTTGCAATTGGTGCCGCACAAGCAGTTTTCTTGTTTTTCATTTTATGGAAGAAAAAAGAAAACAACTTTGCAAATAAATTTTTAGCAATCACAATGATTGTTTTTGCCGTTGATCTTTCGGGAGGCGTTTTATTTCTGAGCGGTTATATAAAATATTTTCCATGGTTTTTGGGATTAAACAATTCACTTCCTTATTTATACGGACCATTAATTTATCTTTACATAATTTTTCTAATTCACAAACAAGAAAAAATAGAAACAAATAATTTTCTTCATTTTATTCCATTTCTCATTGTTCAGGTTTACGGAATATTTTTCTTTTATTTTGAAGGTTCGGAATATCAACTGAGTTTGATAGATTTTTCAAAAGAACCGCCTTGGCACATTGTTTTAGTTGGTACATTAATTCCATTCGTTGGATTGCTTTATTTGATTTTAACAGTAATTATAACACTAAAATATAACAGAGTAATAAAAAACAAATTTTCCAACATTGAAAAAATTGATCTCAATTGGCTTTTATTTTTGGTTTATGGAACAGTTATAATTTGGCTTATTGTTTTTCTTTCATATTTGTTGGATGTAATTTATGGACAAGGATTTCAAGCAAATTTATTGATTTATATATCCATTTCAATTTTCTTATATACACTAGCCATAAAAAGTTATAAACAACCAGAAATTGAAACGATAAATTATGAAACAGAAACATAT is a window from the Ignavibacteriota bacterium genome containing:
- a CDS encoding ATP-binding cassette domain-containing protein — its product is MISTSNLALRFGKRTLFENVNLKFTLGNCYGIIGANGSGKSTFIKILSGEIEQSSGNVIVTPGNRLATLKQNHFEYDEFQVLQTVMMGHQKLFAIMEERDILYSKPDFNEQDGINAAKLEGEFAELFGYEAESEAAELLNGLGINDEDQTKLMKDLTGNEKVKVLLAQALFGNPDILLLDEPTNHLDIISIGWLEDFLEKFKNIVIVISHDRHFLNKVCTHIADIDYSKVTMYTGNYDFWLESSQLASKQAKDSNKKIEAKRAELQEFIARFSANASKSKQATSRKKQLENLTLEDIKPSSRRMPYIAFKSEREAGNNLLEINNLTKNSEEENLLNDLTFRVEKGDKVALVGPNDLVKTTLFNILDGKEKADSGNFVWGVTTKVAYFPKDSAEYFNVDLNLIDWLRQFSKEKEETYIRGFLGRMLFSGEETLKKASVLSGGERVRCMFAKMMLINPNVLLLDGPTNHLDLEAISALNNSLIDFPGTIIFSSHDHQFIHTIANRIIEIIPTGIIDKRMTFDEYLNDEEIKKIHLKVYHAQAINI
- a CDS encoding YwbE family protein, encoding MESNIRKNITQGLHVEIVEKENQRTNNFTEGYVKDILTKSPNHPHGIKVRLETGEVGRVKKILE
- a CDS encoding DEAD/DEAH box helicase → MSFAKINLIKPIQKALAEEGYKIPTPIQKQAIPVILTKKDLLGCAQTGTGKTAAFAVPILQLLYNNQEIGFKRRRIRSLIVTPTRELAIQIGDSFSAYGKYSGLKNAVVYGGVNQKAQTDKLLSGVDILIATPGRLLDLMNQGYIYLNRIEIFVLDEADRMLDMGFINDVKKIIAKLPSKRQSLFFSATMPDEIVKLARTILEKPIKIEITPKSSTVETIKQSVYYVDKSDKKDLLIHLLKDPKIISALIFTRTKHGADKVTQFLNKAKINSDAIHGNKSQNARQRALNNFKTRQTRVLVATDIAARGIDIDELSHVINFELPNIPETYVHRIGRTGRAGLSGVALSLCDNEEKFFLKDINKLISIPIPVIENHPFISTGKISDKPKEILQKTINEKTSHKKPANSKSPKPRYWKSDRKKVSMKKGKD
- a CDS encoding helix-turn-helix transcriptional regulator, encoding MLEFKNIITYIFAIGAAQAVFLFFILWKKKENNFANKFLAITMIVFAVDLSGGVLFLSGYIKYFPWFLGLNNSLPYLYGPLIYLYIIFLIHKQEKIETNNFLHFIPFLIVQVYGIFFFYFEGSEYQLSLIDFSKEPPWHIVLVGTLIPFVGLLYLILTVIITLKYNRVIKNKFSNIEKIDLNWLLFLVYGTVIIWLIVFLSYLLDVIYGQGFQANLLIYISISIFLYTLAIKSYKQPEIETINYETETYKKSGLTEDKADEYLKNLLEIMKDDKPHLDTKLSLNNLADKVGISSHNLSEIINTKLEQNFYDFINSYRVEEVKKLITEDKEGKYNLLAHGFEAGFSSKSAYYSAFKKFTGKTPAQFRNNL